The following proteins are encoded in a genomic region of Oryctolagus cuniculus chromosome 6, mOryCun1.1, whole genome shotgun sequence:
- the LOC103348008 gene encoding transmembrane emp24 domain-containing protein 9, which translates to MEVGVYDILYPPYCRRDAPAKVAGAREARGARRGVGRGRGWGWAGGPELALQLLLGQLLAVTGRGGALYLEVRELEKKCFIQEIPEGTVVLGTYKTQLYDPPMETYQPSPQWINLFVLVKDPKNKNLLAHQYGPQGSFSFTSQAPGEHQVCMHLESVRFSLSSEDKLAIHLDMQLGEHTDEDVEFATKDKLSQLHLHVRQLVEQVAQIQKEQEYQRWREERFRQTSESTNQRVLWWSILQTLILVAVGVWQMQHLRSFFEAKKLV; encoded by the exons ATGGAAGTTGGAGTCTATGACATCCTCTACCCACCGTACT GCCGGCGGGACGCGCCCGCGAAGGTGGCGGGGGCCCGCGAGGCTCGAGGCGCCCGGCGCGGggtgggccgggggcggggaTGGGGCTGGGCGGGCGGGCCCGAGTTGGCTCTTCAGCTGCTGCTGgggcagctgctggctgtgacCGGCCGCGGGGGCGCGCTCTACCTCGAGGTCCGCGAGCTGGAGAAGAAGTGCTTCATCCAGGAGATCCCCGAGGGCACCGTGGTCCTGG GGACCTACAAGACCCAGCTGTACGACCCTCCTATGGAAACGTACCAGCCGTCCCCGCAGTGGATCAACTTGTTCGTGTTGGTAAAGGACCCCAAGAACAAG AACCTCCTGGCTCATCAGTACGGCCCTCAGGGCAGCTTCAGCTTCACCTCCCAGGCTCCTGGAGAGCACCAGGTCTGCATGCACCTGGAGTCTGTCCGCTTCTCCCTGTCCAGTGAAGACAAGCTG GCCATTCACTTGGACATGCAGTTGGGTGAACACACCGACGAAGACGTGGAGTTTGCCACCAAGGACAAGCTGAGCCAGCTGCATCTGCATGTGCGGCAGCTGGTGGAGCAGGTGGCACAGATACAGAAGGAGCAGGAGTACCAGCGG TGGCGAGAGGAGCGCTTCCGGCAGACCAGCGAGAGCACCAACCAGCGGGTGCTGTGGTGGTCCATTCTGCAGACCCTCATCCTCGTGGCTGTCGGCGTCTGGCAGATGCAGCACCTCAGGAGCTTCTTTGAAGCCAAGAAGCTGGTGTAG